From a single Coturnix japonica isolate 7356 chromosome 25, Coturnix japonica 2.1, whole genome shotgun sequence genomic region:
- the ADAR gene encoding double-stranded RNA-specific adenosine deaminase isoform X2, which yields MRCPTGTPPSFRALKKDGGHHAAWRGLMTSLLRARSGAGGGGGGTAPCPSAARLIVGRGEQLRGRNRKRKDPQPSYGINRTRYRLRSFALAVRRHRKPRLGLSDRAQVSTGNWKESLLLVCRQPGCQRVLKQSAMSRGAAQGKGSHLTRARHNCSNPHPAFFNRPHSSQITNWESSRRLAELDGDVCLIQRPQSYSKLCAGGWQAAAPAGRGQGGRGKAGWHRFSSKQQQVETPPRCPPPRYYSQEDLQRDSSAIRLDLQRLSLTGQSLEQEILSILGQLREGETRTVHDLVRKLKTPRKEVNRVLYQLLRAGKLHRTEGTPPLWRIANPKTEREGNHPEHGVGNADPALESREERSAAGGRDPNPTMAETKDKICNFLFSVADTTAINLARNIGFSRAKDVNSFLSALEKLGDVRKLNSTPPRWSLTSRKRERMEMRLKATVTAADPAPEPGVQPPPVPPALREAAAASPAATTAGQNVGGGQQPSEPSIQINAAVNEAAVPEESKPLFTGFGSYDSSENSRWASDDIPDYLNTITKQPDGSESIMHSQSSPSYAAQFNTVFPCTPVEKLLACQEKNPVSGLTEYSQFTYQHCEFTMLERSGPSHEPRFKFQAVINGRPFPPAEAGSKKLAKQEAAANAMKILMQEAENGSPDDLSSEMQFVSDSSELEQALHSEPELSSLPAQLNLLPGKNPISVLMEYGQKSGNTVEFVLLSQDGPPHDPRFSYRVKMGDQIFPAVVGNSKKGAKQMAAEVAMKILSRESMPRVPPEQPIVKPQGEHSCALQVVVPESNEPKAMKSKAVGELIKYLNVNPVSGLLEYARSNGFAAEFKLIDQTGPPHDPKFVYQAKVGGRWFPAVTAHSKKQGKQEAADAALRVLIGETEKAERMGGMSIAELPVRGSTLHDQMAMLSHQRFNALTACIQHSLLGRKILAAIIMRKGSQDLGVVVSIGTGNRCVKGEELSLKGETVNDCHAEIISRRGFVRFLYSELMKYDPSKPSAKESIFEPAGGRRLKIKSNITFHLYISTAPCGDGALFDKSCSDQASVVGQAEHQPLFENSKQGKLRTKVENGEGTIPVESSDIVPTWDGIQHGERLRTMSCSDKILRWNVLGLQGALLSHFIEPVYLSSVTLGYLYSQGHLTRAICCRLVRDGDVLHKRLQAPYRINHPEVGRVSVYDSARQTGKTKESSVNWCLADESKVEVLDGTKGKVDGPKLEVSRVSKRKTFALFRQLCAKTDCKELQKLLVYSEAKAAAVQYQQTKQCFFSALGEMGYGSWICKPQEEDNFSISDA from the exons ATGCGTTGTCCTACCGGAACCCCTCCGTCTTTCCGTGCCCTGAAGAAAGATGGCGGCCACCACGCCGCGTGGCGCGGTTTGATGACGTCATTACTGCGCGCCCGCAGCGGCGCCGGTGGCGGCGGAGGGG GCACGGCGCCGTGTCCCAGCGCTGCCCGCCTCATTGTGGGGCGGGGAGAACAGCTGCGGGGACGGAACCGAAAGCGAAAGGATCCGCAGCCATCTTACGGCATTAACCGGACCCGGTACCGCCTCCGGAGCTTCGCTTTGGCCGTCCGAAGGCACAGAAAGCCCCGTTTGGGGCTGTCGGACCGAGCGCAG GTATCCACTGGGAACTGGAAGGAATCGCTGCTCCTGGTGTGCAGGCAGCCTGGATGCCAACGTGTGCTCAAGCAGAGCGCTATGAGCAGAGGCGCTGCTCAAGGCAAAGGCTCACATCTCACCCGAGCAAGGCATAACTGCTCCAACCCTCACCCAGCTTTCTTTAACCGCCCCCATTCGTCGCAGATAACAAACTGGGAATCCTCTCGGCGCCTGGCAGAGCTGGATGGTGATGTCTGCTTAATTCAGAGGCCGCAGTCGTACAGcaagctgtgtgctgggggatggcaggctgctgctcctgcagggagaGGGCAGGGTGGCCGTGGTAAAGCAGGATGGCATAGGTTctccagcaagcagcagcaggtagaAACACCCCCACGTTGTCCCCCTCCTCGTTATTACTCTCAGGAGGACTTGCAAAGAGATTCATCTGCCATCAGGTTGGATTTACAGAGACTGTCTCTGACTGGGCAGAGCTTGGAACAAGAAATACTGAGTATTTTAGGGCAGCTTCGGGAGGGAGAGACTCGTACAGTTCACGATCTCGTCCGTAAGCTTAAAACTCCAAGGAAAGAAGTCAATCGTGTTTTGTATCAGCTCCTCAGGGCAGGCAAATTGCACAGGACTGAAGGGACGCCGCCGCTGTGGAGGATTGCCAACccaaagacagagagagaaggaaaccaTCCTGAGCACGGGGTGGGGAACGCAGACCCAGCTCTTGAAAGCAGGGAAGAGAGGAGTGCAGCTGGTGGGAGAGACCCCAACCCCACCATGGCTGAGACCAAGGACAAAATCTGCAACTTCTTGTTCAGCGTGGCGGATACGACGGCCATCAACCTTGCTAGAAACATTGGATTTTCCAGGGCGAAGGATGTGAATTCCTTTCTCAGTGCTTTGGAGAAGCTGGGTGATGTCCGTAAGCTGAACTCAACCCCTCCACGATGGTCCCTAACGAGCAGGAAGCGAGAGAGGATGGAGATGAGGCTGAAAGCCACTGTAACAGCAGCAGATCCTGCACCTGAACCAGGTGTGCAGCCTCCTCCTGTGCCTCCAGCTCTGCGAGAGGCGgctgcagcatcaccagcagcaacaacagcaggGCAAAATGTGGGAGGTGGGCAGCAGCCATCGGAGCCGAGCATTCAGATCAATGCTGCTGTTAATGAAGCAGCCGTGCCTGAGGAATCCAAGCCCTTATTTACTGGCTTCGGTAGCTACGAtagctctgaaaacagcaggtGGGCTTCGGATGATATCCCAGATTATCTAAACACTATCACCAAGCAGCCGGATGGCTCAGAATCCATCATGCACTCTCAGTCTTCCCCCAGCTACGCTGCTCAGTTTAACACTGTCTTCCCATGCACCCCAGTGGAGAAGCTGCTGGCTTGTCAGGAGAAGAACCCAGTGAGCGGCCTCACCGAGTACTCCCAGTTTACCTACCAGCACTGTGAGTTCACCATGCTGGAGCGGAGTGGGCCCTCTCATGAGCCACG GTTTAAGTTCCAGGCAGTGATTAATGGGCGCCCATTCCcaccagcagaagcaggaagcaAAAAACTGGccaagcaggaggcagcagctaATGCCATGAAGATCCTGATGCAAGAAGCAGAGAATGGAAGCCCTGACGATCTTAGCAGTGAAATGCAATTTGTGTCTGACAGCTCTGAGCTGGAGCAA GCTTTGCATTCAGAGCCAGAGCTGTCGTCTTTACCGGCTCAGCTGAACCTTTTGCCTGGGAAAAACCCCATCAGCGTGTTAATGGAGTATGGGCAGAAGTCTGGGAACACAGTTGAATTCGTGCTGCTGTCTCAGGATGGCCCACCTCACGATCCCAG GTTCAGCTACCGTGTGAAAATGGGTGACCAAATTTTCCCTGCTGTGGTAGGAAACAGCAAGAAGGGAGCAAagcaaatggcagcagaggttgcTATGAAGATTCTTTCTAGAGAGTCCATGCCACGTGTCCCACCTGAACAG CCCATTGTGAAGCCCCAGGGTgaacacagctgtgctctgcaggtcGTTGTTCCTGAAAGCAATGAACCCAAAGCAATGAAATCAAAGGCTGTTGGGGAGCTCATCAAATACCTCAATGTCAATCCGGTCAGTGGCTTGTTGGAATACGCCCGCTCCAATGGCTTTGCTGCAGAGTTCAAACTCATTGACCAAACAGGACCTCCCCATGACCCAAA GTTTGTCTATCAGGCGAAGGTTGGAGGCCGCTGGTTCCCAGCTGTAACTGCACACAGCAAGAAACAGGgcaagcaggaggcagctgaCGCAGCGCTCCGGGTCCTGATTGgggaaacagagaaagcagaacgCATGGGAGGGATGAGCATCGCGGAG ctccccgTGAGGGGCAGCACCCTCCATGACCAGATGGCCATGCTGAGCCACCAACGCTTCAACGCCCTGACTGCTTgcatccagcacagcctgctcgGAAGGAAGATCCTGGCTGCCATCATCATGCGAAAGGGAAGCCAGGACTTGGGAGTGGTGGTCAGCATCGGGACAG GTAATCGGTGTGtgaaaggagaagagctgaGCTTGAAGGGGGAGACGGTGAATGACTGCCATGCAGAAATCATTTCACGCAGAGGCTTTGTGAG GTTTCTCTATAGTGAGCTGATGAAGTACGACCCCTCTAAACCTTCTGCGAAAGAGAGCATTTTTGAgccagcaggagggaggagaCTCAAAATAAAGAGCAACATCACCTTCCACCTCTACATCAG CACAGCACCCTGTGGAGATGGAGCTCTCTTTGATAAGTCCTGCAGTGACCAGGCGAGCGTGGTGGGGCAGGCAGAGCACCAGCCCCTCTTTGAGAACTCCAAACAAGGCAAGCTGCGGACCAAGGTGGAGAACG GGGAAGGCACCATTCCTGTGGAGTCAAGCGACATCGTGCCGACGTGGGATGGGATCCAGCACGGGGAGAGGTTACGCACCATGTCCTGCAGTGATAAAATCCTACGTTGGAACGTCCTGGGCTTGCAAGGAGCGCTGCTGTCACACTTCATCGAGCCGGTGTATCTCAGCTCTGTTACTCTTG GTTACCTGTACAGCCAGGGCCACCTGACACGAGCAATCTGCTGCCGCCTGGTGAGAGATGGGGATGTGCTGCACAAGAGGCTCCAGGCTCCGTATCGTATCAACCACCCAGAG GTTGGACGAGTCAGCGTGTACGACTCAGCCAGGCAGACAGGCAAGACGAAGGAGTCTTCAGTGAACTGGTGTCTTGCTGATGAAAGCAAAGTGGAAGTGTTGGATGGCACAAAAGGGAAAGTAGACGG acCGAAGCTGGAGGTGTCTCGTGTGTCCAAGAGAAAAACCTTTGCCCTTTTCCGCCAGTTATGTGCCAAGACTGattgcaaagagctgcagaagctCTTGGTGTACTCagaagcaaa
- the ADAR gene encoding double-stranded RNA-specific adenosine deaminase isoform X1, with translation MRCPTGTPPSFRALKKDGGHHAAWRGLMTSLLRARSGAGGGGGGTAPCPSAARLIVGRGEQLRGRNRKRKDPQPSYGINRTRYRLRSFALAVRRHRKPRLGLSDRAQQVSTGNWKESLLLVCRQPGCQRVLKQSAMSRGAAQGKGSHLTRARHNCSNPHPAFFNRPHSSQITNWESSRRLAELDGDVCLIQRPQSYSKLCAGGWQAAAPAGRGQGGRGKAGWHRFSSKQQQVETPPRCPPPRYYSQEDLQRDSSAIRLDLQRLSLTGQSLEQEILSILGQLREGETRTVHDLVRKLKTPRKEVNRVLYQLLRAGKLHRTEGTPPLWRIANPKTEREGNHPEHGVGNADPALESREERSAAGGRDPNPTMAETKDKICNFLFSVADTTAINLARNIGFSRAKDVNSFLSALEKLGDVRKLNSTPPRWSLTSRKRERMEMRLKATVTAADPAPEPGVQPPPVPPALREAAAASPAATTAGQNVGGGQQPSEPSIQINAAVNEAAVPEESKPLFTGFGSYDSSENSRWASDDIPDYLNTITKQPDGSESIMHSQSSPSYAAQFNTVFPCTPVEKLLACQEKNPVSGLTEYSQFTYQHCEFTMLERSGPSHEPRFKFQAVINGRPFPPAEAGSKKLAKQEAAANAMKILMQEAENGSPDDLSSEMQFVSDSSELEQALHSEPELSSLPAQLNLLPGKNPISVLMEYGQKSGNTVEFVLLSQDGPPHDPRFSYRVKMGDQIFPAVVGNSKKGAKQMAAEVAMKILSRESMPRVPPEQPIVKPQGEHSCALQVVVPESNEPKAMKSKAVGELIKYLNVNPVSGLLEYARSNGFAAEFKLIDQTGPPHDPKFVYQAKVGGRWFPAVTAHSKKQGKQEAADAALRVLIGETEKAERMGGMSIAELPVRGSTLHDQMAMLSHQRFNALTACIQHSLLGRKILAAIIMRKGSQDLGVVVSIGTGNRCVKGEELSLKGETVNDCHAEIISRRGFVRFLYSELMKYDPSKPSAKESIFEPAGGRRLKIKSNITFHLYISTAPCGDGALFDKSCSDQASVVGQAEHQPLFENSKQGKLRTKVENGEGTIPVESSDIVPTWDGIQHGERLRTMSCSDKILRWNVLGLQGALLSHFIEPVYLSSVTLGYLYSQGHLTRAICCRLVRDGDVLHKRLQAPYRINHPEVGRVSVYDSARQTGKTKESSVNWCLADESKVEVLDGTKGKVDGPKLEVSRVSKRKTFALFRQLCAKTDCKELQKLLVYSEAKAAAVQYQQTKQCFFSALGEMGYGSWICKPQEEDNFSISDA, from the exons ATGCGTTGTCCTACCGGAACCCCTCCGTCTTTCCGTGCCCTGAAGAAAGATGGCGGCCACCACGCCGCGTGGCGCGGTTTGATGACGTCATTACTGCGCGCCCGCAGCGGCGCCGGTGGCGGCGGAGGGG GCACGGCGCCGTGTCCCAGCGCTGCCCGCCTCATTGTGGGGCGGGGAGAACAGCTGCGGGGACGGAACCGAAAGCGAAAGGATCCGCAGCCATCTTACGGCATTAACCGGACCCGGTACCGCCTCCGGAGCTTCGCTTTGGCCGTCCGAAGGCACAGAAAGCCCCGTTTGGGGCTGTCGGACCGAGCGCAG CAGGTATCCACTGGGAACTGGAAGGAATCGCTGCTCCTGGTGTGCAGGCAGCCTGGATGCCAACGTGTGCTCAAGCAGAGCGCTATGAGCAGAGGCGCTGCTCAAGGCAAAGGCTCACATCTCACCCGAGCAAGGCATAACTGCTCCAACCCTCACCCAGCTTTCTTTAACCGCCCCCATTCGTCGCAGATAACAAACTGGGAATCCTCTCGGCGCCTGGCAGAGCTGGATGGTGATGTCTGCTTAATTCAGAGGCCGCAGTCGTACAGcaagctgtgtgctgggggatggcaggctgctgctcctgcagggagaGGGCAGGGTGGCCGTGGTAAAGCAGGATGGCATAGGTTctccagcaagcagcagcaggtagaAACACCCCCACGTTGTCCCCCTCCTCGTTATTACTCTCAGGAGGACTTGCAAAGAGATTCATCTGCCATCAGGTTGGATTTACAGAGACTGTCTCTGACTGGGCAGAGCTTGGAACAAGAAATACTGAGTATTTTAGGGCAGCTTCGGGAGGGAGAGACTCGTACAGTTCACGATCTCGTCCGTAAGCTTAAAACTCCAAGGAAAGAAGTCAATCGTGTTTTGTATCAGCTCCTCAGGGCAGGCAAATTGCACAGGACTGAAGGGACGCCGCCGCTGTGGAGGATTGCCAACccaaagacagagagagaaggaaaccaTCCTGAGCACGGGGTGGGGAACGCAGACCCAGCTCTTGAAAGCAGGGAAGAGAGGAGTGCAGCTGGTGGGAGAGACCCCAACCCCACCATGGCTGAGACCAAGGACAAAATCTGCAACTTCTTGTTCAGCGTGGCGGATACGACGGCCATCAACCTTGCTAGAAACATTGGATTTTCCAGGGCGAAGGATGTGAATTCCTTTCTCAGTGCTTTGGAGAAGCTGGGTGATGTCCGTAAGCTGAACTCAACCCCTCCACGATGGTCCCTAACGAGCAGGAAGCGAGAGAGGATGGAGATGAGGCTGAAAGCCACTGTAACAGCAGCAGATCCTGCACCTGAACCAGGTGTGCAGCCTCCTCCTGTGCCTCCAGCTCTGCGAGAGGCGgctgcagcatcaccagcagcaacaacagcaggGCAAAATGTGGGAGGTGGGCAGCAGCCATCGGAGCCGAGCATTCAGATCAATGCTGCTGTTAATGAAGCAGCCGTGCCTGAGGAATCCAAGCCCTTATTTACTGGCTTCGGTAGCTACGAtagctctgaaaacagcaggtGGGCTTCGGATGATATCCCAGATTATCTAAACACTATCACCAAGCAGCCGGATGGCTCAGAATCCATCATGCACTCTCAGTCTTCCCCCAGCTACGCTGCTCAGTTTAACACTGTCTTCCCATGCACCCCAGTGGAGAAGCTGCTGGCTTGTCAGGAGAAGAACCCAGTGAGCGGCCTCACCGAGTACTCCCAGTTTACCTACCAGCACTGTGAGTTCACCATGCTGGAGCGGAGTGGGCCCTCTCATGAGCCACG GTTTAAGTTCCAGGCAGTGATTAATGGGCGCCCATTCCcaccagcagaagcaggaagcaAAAAACTGGccaagcaggaggcagcagctaATGCCATGAAGATCCTGATGCAAGAAGCAGAGAATGGAAGCCCTGACGATCTTAGCAGTGAAATGCAATTTGTGTCTGACAGCTCTGAGCTGGAGCAA GCTTTGCATTCAGAGCCAGAGCTGTCGTCTTTACCGGCTCAGCTGAACCTTTTGCCTGGGAAAAACCCCATCAGCGTGTTAATGGAGTATGGGCAGAAGTCTGGGAACACAGTTGAATTCGTGCTGCTGTCTCAGGATGGCCCACCTCACGATCCCAG GTTCAGCTACCGTGTGAAAATGGGTGACCAAATTTTCCCTGCTGTGGTAGGAAACAGCAAGAAGGGAGCAAagcaaatggcagcagaggttgcTATGAAGATTCTTTCTAGAGAGTCCATGCCACGTGTCCCACCTGAACAG CCCATTGTGAAGCCCCAGGGTgaacacagctgtgctctgcaggtcGTTGTTCCTGAAAGCAATGAACCCAAAGCAATGAAATCAAAGGCTGTTGGGGAGCTCATCAAATACCTCAATGTCAATCCGGTCAGTGGCTTGTTGGAATACGCCCGCTCCAATGGCTTTGCTGCAGAGTTCAAACTCATTGACCAAACAGGACCTCCCCATGACCCAAA GTTTGTCTATCAGGCGAAGGTTGGAGGCCGCTGGTTCCCAGCTGTAACTGCACACAGCAAGAAACAGGgcaagcaggaggcagctgaCGCAGCGCTCCGGGTCCTGATTGgggaaacagagaaagcagaacgCATGGGAGGGATGAGCATCGCGGAG ctccccgTGAGGGGCAGCACCCTCCATGACCAGATGGCCATGCTGAGCCACCAACGCTTCAACGCCCTGACTGCTTgcatccagcacagcctgctcgGAAGGAAGATCCTGGCTGCCATCATCATGCGAAAGGGAAGCCAGGACTTGGGAGTGGTGGTCAGCATCGGGACAG GTAATCGGTGTGtgaaaggagaagagctgaGCTTGAAGGGGGAGACGGTGAATGACTGCCATGCAGAAATCATTTCACGCAGAGGCTTTGTGAG GTTTCTCTATAGTGAGCTGATGAAGTACGACCCCTCTAAACCTTCTGCGAAAGAGAGCATTTTTGAgccagcaggagggaggagaCTCAAAATAAAGAGCAACATCACCTTCCACCTCTACATCAG CACAGCACCCTGTGGAGATGGAGCTCTCTTTGATAAGTCCTGCAGTGACCAGGCGAGCGTGGTGGGGCAGGCAGAGCACCAGCCCCTCTTTGAGAACTCCAAACAAGGCAAGCTGCGGACCAAGGTGGAGAACG GGGAAGGCACCATTCCTGTGGAGTCAAGCGACATCGTGCCGACGTGGGATGGGATCCAGCACGGGGAGAGGTTACGCACCATGTCCTGCAGTGATAAAATCCTACGTTGGAACGTCCTGGGCTTGCAAGGAGCGCTGCTGTCACACTTCATCGAGCCGGTGTATCTCAGCTCTGTTACTCTTG GTTACCTGTACAGCCAGGGCCACCTGACACGAGCAATCTGCTGCCGCCTGGTGAGAGATGGGGATGTGCTGCACAAGAGGCTCCAGGCTCCGTATCGTATCAACCACCCAGAG GTTGGACGAGTCAGCGTGTACGACTCAGCCAGGCAGACAGGCAAGACGAAGGAGTCTTCAGTGAACTGGTGTCTTGCTGATGAAAGCAAAGTGGAAGTGTTGGATGGCACAAAAGGGAAAGTAGACGG acCGAAGCTGGAGGTGTCTCGTGTGTCCAAGAGAAAAACCTTTGCCCTTTTCCGCCAGTTATGTGCCAAGACTGattgcaaagagctgcagaagctCTTGGTGTACTCagaagcaaa